CTTCAACACGCCGCCGAGGAAGATCGGCGTCGCCAGGCTGATCGGGAGATACATTCCGACCGCGAACGGCAACACCGGAACGTCCATCATAATGAGGATGACCGCAAACGTCGCGCCAATCAGCACCATCCCCCAATTCGCGGTCCCGTTGAGGACGCTCTCGGCGATCAACGCCATGAGCCCGGCCTGGGGCGCGGGGAGGGTCTGACTACCGAGCCCGTAGGCTTGGTTAAAGAAGACGATAATCCCGCCAGCGAACAGCGCCGATAGTCCGATTCCGACGAGTTGGGCAATCTGCTGTTTTCGCGGTGTCGCGCCGAGCAGATAGCCGGTCTTGAGGTCTTGTGAGGTGTCGCCAGCGACTGCAGCCGCGATGGCCACGACCGATCCCGTGACGAGCACGACGACTGGGTCCGAAACGCCGATAGAGCGGAGCACGACCGCGGCGATCAGGATCGTCGCGACGGTCATTCCCGAGACGGGGTTCGACGAACTCCCGACGATGCCGACGAGATACGAGGAGACCGCGACGAACAGGAACGCCGCGAGCACTGCGATGACCGCCCCCAACAGCCCGACGCGGACCTGGGGAATGACAACAAGCAAGATTGCGACGATGGCCGCGCCGACGACGACGATCGCCATCGGGAGGTCGCGAGCGGTGCGTTTGTAATCCGTGTTCCCGTTGAGCCCCTCGCTGAACTCCGCACTCGCCAACCGGATAGCGTCGAAGATCGTTGAGCGCATCGAGGCGATCGCGTACAGCCCGCCGACGATCATTGCGCCCGCGCCGACGTAGCGGATGTAGCTGCTCCAGACAGCGTTCGCCTGCTCGAACAGCGTCCCGCCGACCGCATCGGGCGGCACCATCCCGCCGGTGACGAGCAGCGGGATCAGCATCATCCACGAGACTAGGCCGCCACCGAGGATGTACGCCGCGATGCGCGGCCCGATGATGTAGCCGACGCCGATGAGCGCGGGGGTGAAGTCCCCGCCGAGCGCGAACCCTCGAGTGTTGGTCACCGAGAACGCCCCCTGAATCGTCGTCTGAATCACGCCCCAGATGTTCGCGAGCGCCGTGTAGACCGCGCCCACGACGAACCCGACCGAGACGAACCGGACTCCGCGCCCGCCGTGTTCGCCCGCTTGGAGCACGTCCGCACACGCGGTCCCCTCGGGATAGGGGAGCTCTTGGTGCTGTTCGACGATGAGGTAGCGTCGCATCGGGATCATGAACAGCACGCCGAGGATCCCGCCGAGCAGCGATACCACCGCGGTGGTCACGACATCGATCGACTCGCCGAGGAAGGCGACGCCGGCGAGCGAGAAGATCACGCCGGCGGTCAGCGACGAGCCGGCCGACGTCATCGTCTGGACAATGTTGTTCTCTAGGATTGTCCCCTGGATGCCGATACGCGAGAGACTGTAAAACAGCCCCATACTGATGACCGCCGCCGGGATAGAGGCACTGATCGTCAGCCCGGCACGCAGCCCGAGATAGGCGTTTGCCGCCATCAGTACGACGTTGAGCAAGAGTCCGAGTAGGACCGCCTTCACTGTGAGTTCGGCCATGCTGGTGTCGGCCGCAACATACGGGTCAACCGCTGTCGTCTCCGTGGATTTGCCACGCTCGGATACCATATAAAAGTATAATCGACTACTTTCCAGAATTGGGAAAACATTACGTTTTCCCCTCTATCGCAGTGTCGGTAGTTCCCAATTGAAATCTCACCATCTCCTCTGAACCGGTGAGCTGTCGAGGTGAACGTAGTAGTGGACCGGTTCACTGGAGTTCAGAAGCGCTGCTGTGTACTCAACGACCCACAGCACCGATTTCTCACGAACCCAGCTGACAGCTGGTGCTCACGAAGGGCACCCTGAGGCCGCGGGCTGGCTCAGCCCGCGGCCGCGGTGTACGCATCCGGCACGCCGACTCCGTTCATCTCGATCTTCCACCGCCGCTCCAACTCCTGCTCCAGAGCATGTCGGATCCAGTCGCAAAACACCGAGAACGTGAACTCCTCGGGCAGGTCGCGCCCGCCCCGGCGAGGGCGGGCGACGACCGCCCATCGTATACTCTCGGCCGGAAGTTTCGATAACCTCCAGCAGCAAGCCAGAGCATGACGAAATCCGGAAACAAGATTTCCGGTTTGACGAAAGAACGAGTCCGCGAGCAACTCGCGGACGAGGCTGATCCGAAGGCGATCAAGCGCCTTACCGCTGCCCGCGAGTACTTAGAGGGACTTTCGCCAGAAACAATCGAAGACAAGTACGGCTGGCACCACCAGACCGTCTACAACTGGTTGAACCGCTTCGAAGAGCGCGGCTTCGACGCCGCGCTCTACGATAAATCTCGTCCCGGGCGACCTTCCGAACTTAGCGACGACCAGTTCGAACGGTTCACTACTGTACTCCATGAACCGCCTGAAGAAGCTGGATACGACGACCCAGCGTGGAGTACAGCTCTCGCCCAGCACTACCTCATCAAGGGGTTCGATATCGCTTTCTCCCGTCGTCACACTCGCCGACTCATGCACAAGGCCGGGGTCTCACCGAAGAGACCCCGGCCGGAGCCTGCCTCTGCCAGTGAAGCCGAACGCGAGGAGTTCGAAGAGACGGTCGAAAAAAAGTAGGCCGCCGTGACGAGGACGCCACGGTCGTCACGATCGACCAGACGCGAAAACGGTTGGAGCGGATCTCTACGCGGCATGGTATCCGGTTGGCGAGAGGCCGACCGTGGGCGTGTCGGCCTCTCGCGAGGGAGTGAACCTGCTGGGAGCAGTCACTGAGTACGGTGAGACGACGGTGCTGGAGTGTGGCGGATCGTTCACCGGTGAGGTGACGATCCGCTTTCTGGAGCATCTCCAAGCGGAGTTCGGCGAGAAGCTGGTCGTACTGCTGGACCAGGCGACGTACTTCACCGCTGGGGCGGTGAAGGACTTCGCCGCCGATGAGCCGATAGAGTTGGTGTATTTCCCGACTGGATCGCCGGATCTGAATCCAACCGAAGAATACTGGCGACGACTCAACTCGCCTTAGCAAACCGCTACTGCGGCAGTTGTGCCAAAATCCGATCAGCAGTCTGGACAGCACTCGAATCGATTAGTCCACCAGGTGTCTATCAATACCTCTGTCTCTGAGTATAGCACCAGCCATAAGTTTTCAAGGAGGAAGCTCACCACCACGAACGCAAACCGCACGATCGGGTCTTGCGTCGACGTTACCGCTCGTGCGCTCCGAAACAACCGATAGCTGGATTCGATCGCCGATCGCTTTCGGTAGCAGTGTTCGACCTGTGCAGGCGTGCGATCGTCCAGATCGCACGCCGCGTACCCTCGGACCACTTCACCATGCTTGCCGCGATTGCCGTTCTGATACGAAACTGAAACCGCGAGCGGGAAGCGTAGTTCCCGCTCGCTGTCTTTGTACATCCGGTAGGTCGTCATGTACGATTTGTGCGTCTCGAGTTTCTCTTCGAGCCGGTCGCCTTTCTCGGCGACCGGCACGACTGTCGCAGCAATCTCGCGTGAGCGGCGGATGATGCGCTCGTTGTAGAAGCCGGAATCAGCCAACAACAGCTCGATTTCGAAGGGATAGGCCTCGACGCGGTCGAGGACGCGCTCGACCGCGTCGGCTTGCTTCTCGTCGCTGCGGACGTACGTCATCGCGAGCGTGATCGGTTTGCCGTTCGAGACGAGGTAGGCGGTGCAGTATCGGTGGCAGGTCGTGGTACCATCTTTAGGGCTCATTCGACAGAGTTCGCCTATCTCGTCGCTGTAGGTGCCGTGATAGGGGTTATCGACGAAATCGATGGAGACGATCCTCGACCCTGAGCGGTCGAGGATCGTCATGGCCAACTGCATGAACAGGAGGTTAGCGGCGAATTCGAGCCAGCCTCGATCAAGCGTATGGAGCCAGTCGAAGACAGTATCGTCGCAGGGAGCCTCGTGGTTCTCGGCACAAACCTCTCGAACGGAGCTCTGATTGGTGCTGGCAAGTATAACGACGGACCAGATGTCGCCAGGATCGAGGGGCGAGCCCTCGATCCCTGGCAGAGGAAGCTCTCCGATCACATCCGCCGCTACACCTTTGACATCCCACGCCGAAAGGAATCCGTCTGGTTGGGGTAGCTGTAGCACATTCACTCAACCAGACATCTGCTCCAATCAGACCGATGCGTTAGCTCCGCCTCTCAACTCGATTGGGAACTACCGAGGATGTCGATGACACGAAAAAAAAAGCATGTCGTCGATCTCTCCAAGGATGAGCGCGATGAACTCGAATCATTCGTCTCCAGCGGCATTCATAGAGCCGAAGACATCACGAGAGCACGGATTTTACTCAAAGCTGACGACGGCGCGACTGATTTCAGCATCAGTCGCGCGCTTGAGTGTGGCGAATCAACTCCCTACCACGCACGCAAACGCTACGCTGACCGAGGGATTGCGGCGATTCATCGCCGCAACCCCGACCGTGAATACGAACGCAAACTCGATGGCGAAGACGAAGCTCATCTCATCGCCCTCGCGACCAGCGAGCCGCCCGACGGGCGCGCTCGCTGGTCGCTTCGCCTTCTCGCCGACGAACTCGTTGTTCTCGAAGAGATCGAGCACGAATCGGTCTCCTACGAAACCGTTCGCCAAGTCCTAAAAAACGAGCTACAGCCTCACCGATCCAAACAATGGGTGATCCCGCCGGAGCAGAACACCGAGTTCATCTACCACATGGAGGACGTCCTCTCGCTCTACCGCGAACCATACGACCCAGACCGGCCTCTTGTTTGTTTCGACGAGCATCCCAAACAGCTACTCAAGCAGGTCGGGCAACCGTGCCCGGTTGAGCCGGGCACGGTTGCCCGTGAAGACTACCAGTACGAGCGTAACGGCACCAAGAACCTGTTTCTGGCCTCCGAACCGCTCGCCAGCTGGCGAGCGGTCAGGGTCAAAGACCGCTGAACTACCGAAGACTGGGTACATTTCATCCAGCACCCCGTTGATCAGCACTACCCGGATGCGGACTGCATCCGGGTGGTGCTAGACAACCTCAACACGCACAATCCGGCAGCCTTCTACGAGTATTTCGAACCAGCCGAAGCACGTCGCTTGCTCGACAAGCTCGAATTTTACTTCACGCCGGTACATGGAAGCTGGCTCAACATGGCGGAGATCGAGTTCAATACGCTCCAGCAGCAGTGTCTCGACAGACGCATCCCCGACGCGGCGACGCTCCGTCAGGAGGTCGCCGCGTGGAAAAAGGAACGAAACAGCGCTGATACCGACATTGATTGGCGGTTCACGACCGACGATGCTCGCATCAAACTGAAGCGACTATACCCTTCATTTGATGACTGACAAGACACTAGGTAGATCTGACTTGTGCGATCGATGACCGCGTGTGACGCCCAAATCCGGATTCCAGCCGGTTTCGGGGTGTACAAATGCCCACTTCTGCCTGCACAAAAACGAGATTTCCGGCCGAAATACGTCCTTATAGCATTAATATTCTACCACAAATCAAACGTACATCTATTTAATGCCCAAAATATCCACTTTTGTAAACCGAGGGTTTATGTGCTACCATATTGTGACTCTTTCGCGTGGAACAGACGACAAATGCGGGCGAAAATTATGAAAATGTGGACGAATGGTGTATAGATAGCGTCAGATATTGCGAGGTGAGATACAAATGATAGACGTGTTCTTGCAGTCGGGAACCGATCTCAAGACGCTGGCCAGCGGCGTCAACAACGTATGGGTCCTAACGGTGACGTTCTTGATTTTCTTCATGCATGCGGGCTTCGCCATGCTGGAGGCCGGACAGGTTAGAGCGAAAAACGTCGCCAACCAGCTCACCAAGAACATGCTCACGTGGTCGATCGGCGTGATTGCCTTCTTTCTGCTCGGGCAGGGTATCGCCAACCTTACTGCCGGACTCACTGGTCCGGCTGGGATTGGCGGTGCGTTCGGTTACATCGGTGGTGGCTCTGATGGATGGATTAGCTGGCTGTTCGGCGCGGTTTTTGCGATGACCGCCGCGACCATCGTGAGCGGGGCAGTCGCGGGTCGGTGTAAGCTCCGTGCGTACGTCACCTACACCATCGCGCTCGCGGCGGTCATCTATCCCGTCGTCGTGGGCTTTACGTGGGGCGGCGGCTTGCTCGCCGACACAGGTTTGTTGGGTACTGGCTATCAGGACTTCGCCGGCGGGATGATCGTCCACGGACTCGGCGGTATCGCCGGGCTGACCGCGGCGTGGGTACTCGGTCCGCGCATGGGCCGGTTCAATGACGACGGGAGCGTGAACGTAATCCCCGGCCACTCGATGACCTTCGCCGTTCTAGGGACTCTCATCCTCTGCTTTGGGTGGTATGGCTTCAACGTGGGCACCGCTGCAACGGTGTTCGTCGTCGAGAACGACGTGCTCGCACTCGGTGCGTTCGCCAGCGACGTCGGGCGTGTCGCGCTCACGACCACCCTCGGGATGGCCGCCGGAGCACTCGGGGCGGGCGCAGTCTCGCTCGCCAAGACCGAGAAGGTTGATACGCTATTCGTCGCCAACGGCATGCTTGCCGGACTCGTGGCGATTACCGCAACCACGAACGCCATCACGTGGTGGGGTGGTCTCGTAGCCGGGCTGCTCGCGGGCGCACAGCTTCCGCTCGTCTTCGAGTTCGTCGAAAAGCGCCTCAAAATCGACGACGTCTGTGCGGTCTTCCCGGTCCACGGGTCGGCGGGCGTGCTCGGTGCGCTCTTGTTCCCGTTCATCGCCGTAGATGGGTTCTCAGTGGATGCACTGGTCGGTCAGGTCGCCCTCGTTGCGGTCATCGGCGTCTGGACCGTGGCAGCTACGGCGGCGATTTTCGGTGGCCTGAAAGCACTCGGGCAGGCTCGCGTGGCGCCCGAGCACGAACGCGACGGTCTCGACAGTTCCGAACACGGCGTTGATACCTACCCCGAATTCGGCTTCGGCGACTCGGGGGGACCGGTCACCGACGGCGGTACGCGGGTCTACTCGGCGGCGGATGGCGAGGAACTCCGTACTGATGGTGGGTCGCCGAACGGGGGCGATATCAAGATGGTGACGGCTATCGTCCGGCCCGACAAATTAGGTGCAGTCAAGAGCGCGCTTGCGGAGGTCGGTGCGCCCTCGCTTACTGTGACGAACGTCTCCGGCCGGGGAAGCCAGCCGGTCAAGAAGGGCCAGTGGCGTGGCGAGGAATACACTGTTGACCTCCACCAGAAGATCAAAGTCGAATGCGTGGTGGCCGACATCGCCGCCGAGGATGTGGTGGATGCAATCGTCGAGCGCGCCGCGACCGGCGAACCCGGCGACGGCAAAGTATTCGTCACACCGGTCGAGGACGCCGCACAGATCCGAAACGACGTTCGTGGAACAGAGGCTGTATAGATCTACAACATTCGTCTTTACCTATGGAAATTCTGCTGGCTAAGTAGACCACCGCCGTCAGTTAGTTGTTGCGGGAAACCACTTGCTGATGCGCTTGATACGGAAAACCGCCGGAAGGTGGTGCTGTCTATCCGCATGCGGTCGGTGCTGTGCGGTGCTGTCTGTGATCTCAGTTCATTGACCAGTTGCTCACCGACCGCAGCGCCCCGTTAGTGAGCGACGCCGCTCAGGCGTCGCTCACGCAGTTACTCCTGGCGGGTCATACACCTCCTCTCGGTCAAGCATGTGGTAGATAGATACCAGCAACTTATGACCAGTTGCGACGATTGCCTTCTGCGAACCCTTCTTTCCCACTAACCGATCATAGAACCGACTCAGATACTCATCTTCGCATGTATGGACGGCTGTCCGCGCACACTGGACAAGGATCCATCGTAACTGCCGTGAGCCTCACTTCGATATCCCGCCCTCGATCCGCGAGTCGCCTGGCTCGCGGATCACCGGATTCAACCCAGCGTAACTCACTACTTCTTTGTCCCGGTCAAATCGGTCTATCTCGCCCACCTCCGCATAGATCATCAGCGCTGGGCAGTAGCTCACACCGGGAATCGTCATTAACAGCTGGGTCTCAGGCAGAGACCCAGCGCGTTCTTCGATAGTAGCTTCGAGCCGTTCGATCTCATCAGTAAGCGTCTCGATCATCTCCAAGTACGACGCTAACAACGTGTTCCATGGCGTCGGGAGCGAGAGGTCCCGTAGGGATTCTCGTCCCGATACACTCAGGGGCTTGATCTCTTGGGTGATTCCATGATCAGACAGTAACCCGTGAATCTTGTTTGCGTACTCGGTGCGGTTCTCGACCAACTTCTGTCGCCCGCGCACGAGTGCGCGGGCTTCCCTGATCTCGTCGGTGGGGACGTAGCTCTCCGGCACTGAATCCAACCGAACCATCCGTGACAACTCTTTGGCATCAACGCGATCAGTCTTCTTGTCCGTGTTAGCGATCAGCGTCAGTTTGCTAGGGTGGGCAACAGTCACATCCAGATGTTCCGACAGCGTATCGTGGATGTGGTAGTAGTTGCTGGTGGCCTCGATCGCGGCTTCAGCTCCAGCATAGTGCTGGGCGAGTTCATCGAGGTTCGCGTTCTCAACGCGAACCTCTTCGACGATCTCACCAGCTTCGCCCATTACTGCCACCTGTGCGTACCGCTTGTGGATGTCTATTCCAAGATACATAAGCAATCACTCCGGGATGCCTGTGCGTGAAACAGAGGTTCACCTATTCGGGCTTTCCCGGCTGCCGCGCCACACGGCAGCCGGGTTGTATTGCCCAAGACTCGGCTTCCTACGCACTCGGACCAGTCAGCTAAACGTGCTCGATGGCACGAAAAACGCATCGGTCTCTTGCGTCCCATATCTTGTTTCACGCTCTCATGGGATAGCAGAATTTTTCATCGAGTCAGCTAACTCCAGCGGTTGGTTGAGCGGCGGTAGCGAACCACTCTTGGAAGATCGGACGCTCTTGATGGATCTTCTGTGCGTCGGCAACCATCCGATCTAACGGGCGATGAAGTATTGCCTATCATTACCCGAACTTGCCGGTGATGTAGTCCTCGACGCGCTGGCTCTCGGGGTTCTCGAAGATCTCGTTGGTGTCGCCGTACTCGACGAGCTCGCCGCCGGTGAGGAAGACCGCCGTTTGGTCCGAAATTCTCGCTGCCTGCTGCATGTTGTGGGTGACGACGACCACGGTGTAGTCGTCGGCGAGCTCCTCGATGAGGTCCTCGATCTTCGCGGTCGCGATCGGGTCGAGCGCGCTCGCGGGTTCGTCCATCAGAATGACTTCGGGGTCGACGGCGAGACAGCGTGCGATGCAAAGACGCTGTTGTTGTCCACCCGAGAGTCCGAGCGCGTTGTCGTCGAGCCGGTCGTCGACCTCCTCCCAGAGGGCGGCCTGCCGGAGCGCGTGCTCGACGAGTGCGTCCTCGTCGCCGGCGTCGTCGCCGAACAGCCGCGCGAGCAGCCCGGTCTCGACGTCGCCGTGTTTGCGCGGGCCGTACGAGACGTTCTTCCGGATGGACTTGGGGAACGGGTTCGGCTGCTGGAACACCATCCCGACGCGCTTTCTGAGCTCGACGAGGTCGACGTCGTCCGCATAGATCTTCTGGCCATCGAGCGCGACGCTGCCCTCGACACGCGCGGCCTTGATGCGGTCGTTCATCCGATTCAAACACCGAAGAAACGTCGATTTCCCGCAGCCCGACGGGCCGATGAGCGCCGTGACGCTCTCTGCGGGAATGTCGAGGCTGATCCCTTCGAGCGCCTGCTCGTCGCCGTAGAAGACGTCGAGGTCGTCGACGGCGAACTTCGTCCCGTTGTCGAGGTCGTAGTCGGTCCACTCGTCTTGACTCCGTTCGTCGCTTTCACCGACAAATGTCTCGACACTCGTTGTTCTGTTCCTTACTGAGGATTCCGTCGTGGTTCGGGTGTTTGTGGCCATTCGGAGGTCCTGATTGCTATTTTGTTCACTCATGATGGAGTTTCCCTCTGAAGTATTTGCGCAGCGCGATACCGACCGCATAGAACGACAGTACGACCAACAACAGCACAAGCGCTGTCCCCCAGCCGAACGCCTTCGCATCCGCCGCGCCGACGCCGGCAGTAATGGTCGCGTACAGCTGGTAGGGAAGCGCGCTCGTAGCAGTCAGAAGCGCGTCGTTGGTCACGAACGGCGGCGTTGTGCTGAACTCGAACGCCGAGAACACGCCCGGCGTGTCGCTTGGAAATGGCGAGCCGGCCATCACGAGCAACAGCGGCGCGGTCTCGCCCGCGATACGACCCACCCCGAGAATGACGCCCGTGATGACGCCGGGCAGCGCCGCCGGCAGCACGACACTCCTGATAGTCTGCCACTGACTCACCCCGAGCGCGGCGCTCGCGCCGCGGTACTCATCGGGGACGCTCTTGAGTGCCTCGCGGCTCGTGATGAGCACCAGTGGCAACAACATGAATCCGAGCACGAGAATGCCCGACAGCAACGAGTTTGTGTTGCCGAATCGTGGGACTAAGAACGCGGCTCCAAATAGCCCAAAGACGATGCTCGGCGTGCTCCAGAGGCCATTGGTCGTGACCTCCACGGTACGGGTGAACCGGCCCTGTTCGGCGTACTCGGTGAGGAACACGGCCGCCCCGACGCCGAGGGGCACCGCGAACAGTATCGTGCCGATGACGATCCAGACGGTGCCCATGATTGCCGGCAGCACGCCCGGAACATCGACGTAGATGCCTTGCGAGACGTTCATCACGAATGGCCAGTCGATGGGGAGACTCACGCCGAAGATTGCCGGCCCGACGCCGAGACCGCTCTCGATACCCTGCAACACCTTCGAAGCGCCCTTCATCACGACGAACGTGACGAGTGCGGCCATGATCGCGACCATCGACAGCGCGTTCAGCCCCATCAAGAGGTACGCCCCGTTCTGTCGGCCCCGACTGCCGAAACCCGAACTGGCTTTCGCGGCGGCCCACGTGACGGTCAGACTCGACAGTGCCACCAGCGCTCCCGCGACGAGCGGTGCATAGAAGGTCGCTTCGAGGTTTGTGGGGTCCCACGACCACTCCGAGCCGACGACCCCAGTGAGCAACACGGCACCGACGGCGATTGCGATGCCGCCGGCCGGAACCGTCGAACCGATGTCCTCGCGCGGGAGTACGGTGACGGCGACCATCCCGAGGGCAGCGAGCACCGAAATCGAGAGCCAGACCGCAATCCCGAGGGCGAACGTCTGCGAGGCAATGAGTCCGCCCGCCACCCCACCCAATATCCCGAAAACGCCGCCGACGGGAAGCCCCACCGTGTCACTGGGTGTCGTTTCGACTGCGCCCAGTCGAGAGGCGACACCCAGAGCGATGACGGCCCCGCCGGCCACACACAACACGATGGAGAAGAACGTGAACAGTCCAATGCCCAAAATTTGGGTTTCGAACCCCGTCACGTCGAACATCGACGCGATCGCGAACAAGAAGGTCAGGACGCCGAGACCGACGACGGTGGCGCTAGTTCGCTCGAACGCGGAACCTCGCCCGTTCACCAGCGCGGTCTCATGGGACTCGCTCATTGCTCACCTCCGAGCCGGCGCACCATCCGGAGCTCGATGAGCTGTGAGACCACCGAGATGGCCATCACGGTGACGAACAACACGACGCCGGCGGCGAACAGCGCGTTCACGTGCAGGCCGCTCGCGTTGCCGTATTGGCTGGCGATGAGGCTCGTGAGCGTGACCGTGTTGTCGAAGACGTCGAAAAACGGGTTCGGTAAGTCGGTCACGTTGCCGAGAATCACGGTCGCGGCCATCGTCTCGCCGACGGCACGGCCGACACCCAACAGGACGGCGGCGGAGATGCCCGAGAAAGCTGCCGGCATCGTAATCCCGGTCATCGTCTGCCACTCGGTCGCCCCGAGCGCGAGCGAGCCGCTTTTCATCGACTCGGGGACGCTCGAAATCGCGTCCTCGGCGACCGATACGACTGTGGGCAGCGCCATCACGCCGACGACCAGGCCCACAGCGAGCAGGCTGCCAAGCCCCGGCAGGCCGAACGCACTGCTCGACGAAAAGTACGGGTTGAGCACGACCAGCCCGAGATAACCGAACACGATTGAGGGGATGCCCGCGAGAATCTCGATGCCGGGTTTGAGTAGCTCGCGCAACCATCCCGGAGCGACCTCGCTAATGAACAGCGCACCGGCGATGCCGAGCGGCCCGGCGATGGCCACGGCGAGTAGCGTTTCGATGACCGTCCCGACGATTGCGGGCACGAGCGAGTAGATCTGCTCGCCGCCGGTTCGCCACATCGGCTCGCCGGTGTACGAGAGGAGGTCGACCAGTCCCATGTACCGAAAAGCAGACAGCGCCTCGCGCAGGATGAACGCGATGATCAGTCCCATCGTGAGCAGCGTCGAGACCGTCGCCAGGAACGTCAAGCTCTTCGCGGTGAGTGCTTGCCGGGCGTACCAGCCGTAGCCGACAGTGAGGAGAAAGCCGAGCAGAAACACGGCCGTCAGACTCGACTTGACGAGAAAGCCGACGAACGCGCCGAGGAGACACACCACGCCCGCAGCCCCCACAAAGAGTACCGTTCGGTCAATAGCCCTCATTGAGCGCGCGATTCGATTTGGCACCTTGTTATTTATGGAGGACATATGGATGAAGGGGTCACGTCAGTCGCTGACGGACCGATTCAATCGAAGTTAGTTGCTCTGTGTGGTCGTCTGATTCGCGTTCGTGCTCGCACCGTAGTTGACCTGTTTGTCCGGCTTGGGGAGCTTGCTGCGCTGCTTTTCCCGGCGCTCGGGCGGGAGCGTGAAGTAGTCGTTCGCCTCGACGAATTGTTTCTGACCGTACTCGGTGAGCAGCATATTGATGAAGGCGGCCTCCTTCTTGGAAGTCCCCTTCCACGTATAGCAGTGCAGGTCGCGTGAGAGCGGGTAGCCCTTCGCACCGAGGTTTTTCCCGAGTTTGTAGGTCGTTCCGTCGAGTTCGAGCGCGACGGCAGGAGCCTGTCCGCCGACGAACGCGAGCGCCATGTACGCGATGGCGTTGTCGCTCTGTTGTACGGACGTGCGGACCTGCTGGTTTTGGCCGATGCGCGAGTCGCACTTGATAGGCGCGTCGGGACTGCCGAAGAGGTTCGCGCGGAACGCCGTATCCGTCCCAGACCCTTCAGCGCGACAAATAGCTTGTATCTCTTTGCTCGGACCAGAATACCCATCAACATTCTTCCAGTCGGTGATTTCACCCTCGTAGATAGCCTTCAGCCGGTCGCCAGTAAGCTTCGTCACGCCAGCGTCGTAGATTGGCTTGCTGACGACGACCGGCTGGCCATCGACGCCGACCACATGATCGGTGAAGTTCTCGTAGCTCTTGCGCTCGGGCAGCTCATCTTGGACCGGCGCGCTGGAATCACCGATGTCGACCTGACCGTTCGTGAGCTTCTCGATGCCAGTGCCAGAGTGGCTGAGACCGACGTTGACCGAAAACGGTGGCTGACTCTCGTTACTCGCTTCGAAGCCGTAGATGCCAGCGAAGAAATCCGCCATCCGTTCTTTGGTGTTAAAACCGTACTGGTCCGGTCCCCAGTATTCCTCGTCGTCGGCCGGCGGGTTCGAGTTCCAGACTGACGCACCGTTGCTCGTGATTGGATACACCGTTGAAGAACCGTCGGCGGTCAGCGGCTCGCTGGCTGCCTGCTGGGAACCGCCACTGGTACTGTTTCCACCATCCCCACTCGCGGCGCTCCCATCTTCTGCGCTACTGCTTCCGCCGGTGTTCCTGGTTCCTCCCAAGCATCCGGCGGCTCCAATCGTGGTACTGGCCCCGACTCCCACTAAAACGCGGCGTCGCGTCG
This portion of the Halococcus sediminicola genome encodes:
- a CDS encoding OPT family oligopeptide transporter, which codes for MVSERGKSTETTAVDPYVAADTSMAELTVKAVLLGLLLNVVLMAANAYLGLRAGLTISASIPAAVISMGLFYSLSRIGIQGTILENNIVQTMTSAGSSLTAGVIFSLAGVAFLGESIDVVTTAVVSLLGGILGVLFMIPMRRYLIVEQHQELPYPEGTACADVLQAGEHGGRGVRFVSVGFVVGAVYTALANIWGVIQTTIQGAFSVTNTRGFALGGDFTPALIGVGYIIGPRIAAYILGGGLVSWMMLIPLLVTGGMVPPDAVGGTLFEQANAVWSSYIRYVGAGAMIVGGLYAIASMRSTIFDAIRLASAEFSEGLNGNTDYKRTARDLPMAIVVVGAAIVAILLVVIPQVRVGLLGAVIAVLAAFLFVAVSSYLVGIVGSSSNPVSGMTVATILIAAVVLRSIGVSDPVVVLVTGSVVAIAAAVAGDTSQDLKTGYLLGATPRKQQIAQLVGIGLSALFAGGIIVFFNQAYGLGSQTLPAPQAGLMALIAESVLNGTANWGMVLIGATFAVILIMMDVPVLPFAVGMYLPISLATPIFLGGVLKAVVTRYVERTGDEAATERATLNGRIVAAGLIAGEAIMGIVVGAIRILGVGSGGEIPFPVGISNQFSLWLGVAAVGGLLTFIAASTIRGAKDTGDTEELY
- a CDS encoding ammonium transporter, whose protein sequence is MIDVFLQSGTDLKTLASGVNNVWVLTVTFLIFFMHAGFAMLEAGQVRAKNVANQLTKNMLTWSIGVIAFFLLGQGIANLTAGLTGPAGIGGAFGYIGGGSDGWISWLFGAVFAMTAATIVSGAVAGRCKLRAYVTYTIALAAVIYPVVVGFTWGGGLLADTGLLGTGYQDFAGGMIVHGLGGIAGLTAAWVLGPRMGRFNDDGSVNVIPGHSMTFAVLGTLILCFGWYGFNVGTAATVFVVENDVLALGAFASDVGRVALTTTLGMAAGALGAGAVSLAKTEKVDTLFVANGMLAGLVAITATTNAITWWGGLVAGLLAGAQLPLVFEFVEKRLKIDDVCAVFPVHGSAGVLGALLFPFIAVDGFSVDALVGQVALVAVIGVWTVAATAAIFGGLKALGQARVAPEHERDGLDSSEHGVDTYPEFGFGDSGGPVTDGGTRVYSAADGEELRTDGGSPNGGDIKMVTAIVRPDKLGAVKSALAEVGAPSLTVTNVSGRGSQPVKKGQWRGEEYTVDLHQKIKVECVVADIAAEDVVDAIVERAATGEPGDGKVFVTPVEDAAQIRNDVRGTEAV
- the pstB gene encoding phosphate ABC transporter ATP-binding protein PstB, which codes for MATNTRTTTESSVRNRTTSVETFVGESDERSQDEWTDYDLDNGTKFAVDDLDVFYGDEQALEGISLDIPAESVTALIGPSGCGKSTFLRCLNRMNDRIKAARVEGSVALDGQKIYADDVDLVELRKRVGMVFQQPNPFPKSIRKNVSYGPRKHGDVETGLLARLFGDDAGDEDALVEHALRQAALWEEVDDRLDDNALGLSGGQQQRLCIARCLAVDPEVILMDEPASALDPIATAKIEDLIEELADDYTVVVVTHNMQQAARISDQTAVFLTGGELVEYGDTNEIFENPESQRVEDYITGKFG
- the pstA gene encoding phosphate ABC transporter permease PstA; protein product: MSESHETALVNGRGSAFERTSATVVGLGVLTFLFAIASMFDVTGFETQILGIGLFTFFSIVLCVAGGAVIALGVASRLGAVETTPSDTVGLPVGGVFGILGGVAGGLIASQTFALGIAVWLSISVLAALGMVAVTVLPREDIGSTVPAGGIAIAVGAVLLTGVVGSEWSWDPTNLEATFYAPLVAGALVALSSLTVTWAAAKASSGFGSRGRQNGAYLLMGLNALSMVAIMAALVTFVVMKGASKVLQGIESGLGVGPAIFGVSLPIDWPFVMNVSQGIYVDVPGVLPAIMGTVWIVIGTILFAVPLGVGAAVFLTEYAEQGRFTRTVEVTTNGLWSTPSIVFGLFGAAFLVPRFGNTNSLLSGILVLGFMLLPLVLITSREALKSVPDEYRGASAALGVSQWQTIRSVVLPAALPGVITGVILGVGRIAGETAPLLLVMAGSPFPSDTPGVFSAFEFSTTPPFVTNDALLTATSALPYQLYATITAGVGAADAKAFGWGTALVLLLVVLSFYAVGIALRKYFRGKLHHE